Genomic segment of Tindallia magadiensis:
TGCTTTTACTAATTCCCGTTCACCCTGATCTAAATCTCTATGTCCAATCATCACTACATTCTCTGGCTTTACTTTTGCTTCAGGGTAAAAAAGACTCGTTAGAGATTCATTTCCAACGCCCAAACTTGCGGCTAAAGGCATCCCATGAATATTTCCTGATGGAGAGGTGTCTTCTGTATTTAAATCAGCGTGAGCATCAATCCAAATAACCCCCAAGTTTTCATAATGCTTAGAAACTCCAGCGATTGTTCCAATGGCAATGCTATGATCTCCACCTAACACAAGGGGAAAGCTTCCTTCTTCCACAATGCGGCTTACTTTTTCTGCCAACATGGCATTCACTCTTTCTACTTCCATCAAGTTTTTTAGCTTTGTCTTTTTCTCAGAATTTTTTTTCTCCGAAAAGTCAATGTGAAGATCTCCGTGATCTTCAACTTGATGACCCAGCTTCTCTATTCTGGATCGAACTCCAGCATACCTCATGGCACTGGGACCCATATCCACTCCACGTCTATTTTGACCTAAATCCATTGGTACGCCAACAATTGATACTTTCTTTTGATTCATAATACGCCTCCTCTATTCTTTATAAGAAAATAATAAAAATTTTCCCTTTTATCAAAAAAACTTTTTCTATTTGTTAATTTTATATCAGTACTGATGCATTAGTTTCGTTAATACTTCTCCATCAATATTGGCACCAGATATAATAAGTGCAATGTTTTTTTCTTTCCATTTGTTTCCATGTTCCATAACAGCCGCCACTGTTGTTGCACTGCCTGCTTCTATTACTAATTTTTCTTTTTTCGCCATCATACTGACGGCTTTTCCAATGCCTTCTTCCGATACTAGCAATAACTCATCTACACAGGCAGACATCAACTGATAGCTAAGTTTTCCTACACCACCTACCAAGGCATCACATAGCGAAGGCTTCGTTGGATACTTTTCATAACAAACACCATCTTCCAATGACCGTAACATCGCCGGACATGCTTCCGTCTGAACTCCTATTATTTTAATATCAGGTTTTATTGCTTTTGCTGCCACGGCTATACCAGTTATTAAGCTTCCTCCACCTATTGGTGCTACTATTAAATCGATTTCCTTGTTTTGTTCCAATAATTCAATCGCAATAGTGCCTTGTCCGGCATATACCTGTGTATCAGAATAATAGGAATCCACATAAGTCATTTTCTTTCCCTGAATATATTGCATTCCTTTCGTATGGGCATCATCGTAATCTTTGCCCATTTTAATGACTTCAGCACCATGGTATTGAATTTTTTCAATCTTGCTTTGTGGCGCTATTTCTGGCACTATCACAACCGCTTTACTAATTCCAAGCAAGCTTGCCGCATAACTAACAGAGCTCCCATGATTTCCTGAAGAGATCGTGGCAACCCCTAACTCTTTTTCCTCTTTTGATAAGCTTAACATCTTATTAAAAGCCCCTCGCACCTTAAAATTTCTCATTTTTTGCAACGATTCGAGCTTGAAAAAAATGCTTTGACCTTCATTTCCCATATACATTGATTTTTCTAAGGGTGTTTTTCGTATATAACGACTAATTCGATGATGCGCTTTTTCTATTTCCAAGTAGCTTAAGTTTATCATATTCACCCCCTTGCTTTTTTGTTATTTTTTGTCTATATATTCGATTATTCGAAGTAACGTAATAAGGATACCAGTAGGGTCACCAGTATCCTTATTATATCATATGTTGTGGTTGCTCAATAACCGATTTTACTCAGCTTCTTCTACTTCTTCATTTCCATCACATTTCTCTATCGTCCATCCAGTAAATCCATATACAATATTAACAATAGGAGTGATTAAGTTTAGGAATGCATATGGTGCATATACAAAAGGATGTACTCCTAGGGTTCCCCACATGAACACACCGCAGGTATTCCATGGAATTAACGCTGAAGTGATGGTTCCGCCACCTTCCAAAGCTCTTGACAAGATTTTGGGGTGAATTCCTTTTTCTTTGTAGGTGTCACGATACATTCTACCCGGTATAACCAATGCAATGTATTGCTCACCTGCAAGAAAGTTAACCGCAAAACAAGTCAATACCGTAGCTGCAATAAGAGATCCTGTACCTTTTGCAAACCTTAGGATAAAATCACCAATTGCATGAAGCATGCCAGTTTTTTCTAAAATCCCTCCAAAACAGAGAGCAATGAGAATAAGAGAAATGGTCCACATCATACCGTCTAGACCACCACGACTCAACAAGCTATCAACCACTTCATATCCACTATCCATCGAAAAGCCGTAATGGGCGGCTTCAATAACGTCTCCCAAACTTGCTCCCTGGAAGATCGCTGCAAAAATACCACCAAGAACCACACCACTTAATAAACCAGGTAAAGCCGGTACTTTTTTAATAACAATAATAATAACAACAATCGGTGGAATAAATAGCATTGGACTAATCATGAAATTATCACCTATGGCACTTAACATCATATTAATCTCTTCTGCATTTAGTTCCTGTCCAGCATATCGACTTCCAAGAATTCCATACAAAATAATAGAAATAATAAAGGCCGGTATGGTTGTCCATATCATACTTCTAATATGATCAAACAAGGTTGCTCCAGCCATCGCCGGTGCCAGATTTGTGGTATCGGACAAAGGTGATAATTTGTCACCAAAGTAAGCACCTGAAACAATCGCACCAGCTACCATACCTATGGGGATTCCCAGACCGATCCCAACCCCTAACAATGCAATACCAACAGTTCCAGCCGTTGTCCACGAACTCCCTGTTGAAATAGAAACAACCGAACAAATAATAGCGGTTGCTACCAGAAATATTCCTGGTGATAATATTTGTAACCCATAATAAATCATACTGGGTACTGTACCACTTAAAATCCAGGTCCCTATAACAGAACCAATAACCATAAGGATTAAAACAGCTTGCATCGCCATACTGATAGATTGGATCATCGCCTCTTCTAAATCAGACCATTTGAATCCTAAGGATACAATACCAATTAGCCCAGCAGCGATCGTTGCAATAATCAATGGTACATGCGGATCTGCTCCCATCAAAACCAAAGACACAAACAAAACAACTATTAAGAATGTAATTACAAACAATGCCTGTCCTAAATTTGCCTTTTTAGGTTCTTTACTCTCTAACACGCTCAGTCCCCCTTTAATTAATCTAACACATGAGCCTTTTCTTTTCTTATGAGAGAAACCCGATGACGATACTTTCTTCTAAATTTCACCCCCCAACTCTTGGAATCGCTTTATTAAAGGAGCAAGTATGGCATCATTACGTTGCAAATGGAGCATTCTCTGTATCATCCCTTTTGCAAACTCCATATCTTGCTCTTCAAGCGCTAGTAGTAAGGCATTTTCTTCTGCAGGACTATATAATTCTTCTTTATACTGGTTAACTGTAATTTGTTGAAAAAAAACAGTGTATAAACGATAGGCTTTTTTTGTATTTTCCAACTCTAAGTAGCAACTCGCTTGAACTAGTAGCAATTCTTTTGTTTTAGGAGAATCACATCTGATGCTTTCCAGATTTTCGATGCATTTCTGATAGTTTTTCTTCTTTAGAGCCATTTGTGCGTCTTGATAACATACTTGATATCGATCCGTCTTTTTCCTCCAGCCTCTTCTAAAAAACAATATCCCTGCACCAAGAAAAAAAGCTGGTGGATAGCGAAAACTACTAAAAACCAATGCTATCCCTAAAAACCCAAGCAATGTTTGTATCTTATATTGTTTGCTTTTCTTATCTATTTCCATATTACCCGTTAGAAATCTATTAATGATGGGATTTCCAATGACTTCTATCCCTTTTGCATGCTTTGTCTTTTTTCTGGCCTCTACCATAATTCCTCCTATTAAAAAAACATCTTCTTTTTCATAAAAAAGCTATTTATGCAATGACTTCCCATTACATAAATAGCCCATCGCACTTTAATTTGAGCGACAACAGATCAGGACTGTCCCGTCTGTCAGAAAAACTGTTATACACGACAGCCTCCTTCGGCAGTTACAACCTTTACCAGAATTATCGAAGGTGTATCTTCTTAACACTCTCTGGCTACCCTGTAACAGCACCTCTATTTATGATATTTATTCAGCGATCGTTCTAATCCAATTAAGCATCCTTATCCGATGATCGATTTACTATCTTTTCATATGTTTCACTTTTGTAAATGTTAGAAAAATTATACCTTTTTCTTTTCAATATGTCAATAACATTACTCTTGCGCCAATATTCCGTCTATTCTAACGACTTGTTCCGGCTACCAATTCTTCAAAAAGTTGCCCCAAAGACTCTAATTGATCTTTCAATTCATCCATCGTTGCCGAAACTTCTTCTGCAAATGCACTTTGTTCTTCACTAATAGCACTGGTTTCCTGAGTTTCCCGACTCACTGATTCGATTGTATCTGCCATATCTTTAATAATACCATCGACATCGGAAGCAGCCTGTTGGGTGCTGTTGGATAGTTTTTGTATTTCCTGGGCGACGACAGCAAAACCTTTTCCTTCCTGTCCCGCACGAGCTGCTTCTATCGATGCATTCATACCTAGCATTTTTGTTTTATTAGATATTCCGCCAATAATTTTCATAATCTCATCTGTTTTTTGAACAGCTTCTGCTGCGTTCTTTGATAGCCAAGATAGTTTTTCACCTATTTCAGCCAAATGCTCTGCACTAGCACTTATTTCCTTTACACCTTTCCCAACTTCATGAAATGCTTTTTCAAATCTTCCAGAAATCTCCTGATAACTTTCATGGTATTCTAACGATAAACAAACACCAACAGCACCGATCACATTATCACTTTGATCAAAAACCGGTATTGCAATAGCATGATAAGGTATCCCCGATACTTCCTTAGACACATTAACCGATATTTTTTCTTTTTTTCTAATCGCCTGGTCTTCTGAAGTGTTTTCCTTCAAAAAATTCCCCTCTTTAATACCTATCTTAAATCCTTCGGCTTCTTCAAAAGCTAGGTACTTCTGTCGATCACAAGCAAATACAGCGGCATCTTGAGGATATAACATTTTTAAGAAAGGTACTACCTCCTGGAATGCATCCAACGCACTTTGACCAATGATTTTTTTCATCATTGATGCCTCCTTTAATTATAGTATTTTTACTAACATAGCATTCAATCGACTCTTAGATTTTCCACCTTTTTATTGTTTCAATTGTAGCATTTTTTCAACAATTTGAAAACAATTAGGTTTATTCATTTTTTTCCTCCAAGTATGATAGAATAAATAATATCATCAATACCATACTAGGAGGTGAAGAAATGGCCATCGTCGAAACAACCATTACACCGCTGGGTACTGCTTCTACCAGCATCAGTCAATATGTAGCCGATTGTCATAAAGTGTTAAGTGATTATCCGGAGATAAAATACCAGTTGACTCCTATGGGAACTATTTTGGAAGGCGAATTATCCACGATTCTCCAAGTGATCCAAAAAATGCATGAGGTTCCTTTTACTAGTGGAGCACAACGCGTTTCTACCTCCATTAAAATTGATGATCGACGGGATCAACAGGCTACCATGTCAAAGAAACTTCGTTCTGTACAAGAAAAATGGTAAATAATTTGACATCTTGCTTTTATTTTGGTATATAATGATTGGAAAAAATTTTCATCACGATAAGGAGGAAATATCATTGCATAAAAAAGAATTTCAAGCTGAAACTAAACGACTACTAGATATTGTGATTAACTCTATTTATACCAACAAAGACATTTTTTTAAGGGAACTTATTTCCAACGCAAGTGATGCCATCGACAAAGTATACTATAAGGCGTTAACCGATGATTCTATTACTTTTAATCAGGAAGACTTTTACATTACCCTTTCCACCGATAAAGAAAATCGGAAACTGATCATTAAGGATACTGGTATTGGCATGACTCAAGAAGAACTCGAAAACAATATTGGTGTTATTGCTAAAAGTGGTTCCTTAGCATTTAAACAAGAAAACGAGTTAAAAGACGGTTACGATATTATTGGCCAGTTTGGTGTCGGTTTTTATGCTGCGTTTATGGTAGCCGAAGAAATTACGGTTATTAGTAAAGCCTTTGGAAGTGACGAAGCTTATCGTTGGATTTCTAAAGGAACAGATGGGTACAGTATTGAACCCTGTGAAAAAGAACATTATGGAACCGATGTAATCCTAAGTCTTAAGCCAAACGCTGATGAAGAAGACTATGATCAATATTTAGAAGAACATACACTTCGCTCTCTTGTGAAAAAGTATTCTGATTTTATAAGATACCCAATTAAAATGAATGTTACACGTTCGCAAAAAAAAGAAGGTACTGAAGATGAATTTGAAGAGGTTACCGAAGAACAAATATTAAACAGTATGGTTCCCATCTGGAAGAAAAATAAAAATGAACTAACTTCTGAGGATTATGAACAGTTTTATTTTGAAAAAAGGTTTGGATTTGACAAGCCTCTACGCCATATGCACATTAATACAGAAGGTACTGTTTCTTATCGAGCCGTTCTGTTTATTCCAGAAAAGGCACCTTTTGATTTTTATACCCGCGAGTATGAAAAAGGTTTAGAATTATATTCCAGCGGTGTTCTTATTATGGAAAAATGTGCTGAATTACTGCCAGATTATTTTAGCTTTGTAAAAGGCGTTGTTGACTCTGAAGACCTTTCTCTTAATATTTCCCGCGAAATGTTACAACATGACCGTCAGCTGAAAGTAATTGCGAAAAACCTTAAAAGTAAAATCAAAAAAGAATTGTTGGATCTGATGGAAAATGCCAGAGAAGATTATGAAAAATTCTATGATTCTTTTGGTCGACAGTTAAAATATGGAGTATATAGTGATTTTGGAACTCATAAAGATGATCTGCAAGATTTACTAATGTTTCACTCCTCTAAAGAAGGCAAACTGGTTTCTCTGAAAGATTATGTTTCTCGTATGCCAGAAGCTCAAAAGGAAATCTATTATGCAGCGGGTGATTCCGTTTCTCGTATCGAAAAAATGCCACAGACAGAACGAATCAAAGATAAAGGTTACGAAATCCTTTATTTTACAGAAGATGTCGATGAATTTGCCATAAAAATGCTGAACGAATATCAGGAAAAGCCTTTCAAGTCTGTTGCTAGTGGTGACTTAGATCTAGGTGATGAAAAAGATAAAGAATCTGAAGAAGCGGAAAAAGAACACGAAAGTCTATTCAGCAATATGAAGGAATTGCTTTCTGATCAAATTAAGAGTGTAAAAGCTTCTAAAAGACTTAAACAACATCCAGTGTGCCTAGTAAACGAAGGGGATATTTCTATTGAAATGGAAAAAGTCTTAAACACAATGCCGAATGATCAGGAAGTAAAAGCTGATAAAATATTAGAGGTGAATATGAATCATGAGGTCTTTCAATCACTCAAATCAGCTTATCAAGAAGATCAAGAAAAATTCCAACTCTTTACCGAACTGTTATATCAACAGGCACGAATGATCGAAGGCCTTCCTGTAGATGATCCGGTTGAACTGTCCAATAAAATATGTAAAATCATGAAATAATACCATTGCTAAAAAGAGCGTCTACCTTTTGGACGCTCTTTTTAATAGGACATTTTCATCAGAAAAGCATT
This window contains:
- a CDS encoding tetratricopeptide repeat protein, with the protein product MVEARKKTKHAKGIEVIGNPIINRFLTGNMEIDKKSKQYKIQTLLGFLGIALVFSSFRYPPAFFLGAGILFFRRGWRKKTDRYQVCYQDAQMALKKKNYQKCIENLESIRCDSPKTKELLLVQASCYLELENTKKAYRLYTVFFQQITVNQYKEELYSPAEENALLLALEEQDMEFAKGMIQRMLHLQRNDAILAPLIKRFQELGGEI
- the nhaC gene encoding Na+/H+ antiporter NhaC is translated as MLESKEPKKANLGQALFVITFLIVVLFVSLVLMGADPHVPLIIATIAAGLIGIVSLGFKWSDLEEAMIQSISMAMQAVLILMVIGSVIGTWILSGTVPSMIYYGLQILSPGIFLVATAIICSVVSISTGSSWTTAGTVGIALLGVGIGLGIPIGMVAGAIVSGAYFGDKLSPLSDTTNLAPAMAGATLFDHIRSMIWTTIPAFIISIILYGILGSRYAGQELNAEEINMMLSAIGDNFMISPMLFIPPIVVIIIVIKKVPALPGLLSGVVLGGIFAAIFQGASLGDVIEAAHYGFSMDSGYEVVDSLLSRGGLDGMMWTISLILIALCFGGILEKTGMLHAIGDFILRFAKGTGSLIAATVLTCFAVNFLAGEQYIALVIPGRMYRDTYKEKGIHPKILSRALEGGGTITSALIPWNTCGVFMWGTLGVHPFVYAPYAFLNLITPIVNIVYGFTGWTIEKCDGNEEVEEAE
- the rocF gene encoding arginase; amino-acid sequence: MNQKKVSIVGVPMDLGQNRRGVDMGPSAMRYAGVRSRIEKLGHQVEDHGDLHIDFSEKKNSEKKTKLKNLMEVERVNAMLAEKVSRIVEEGSFPLVLGGDHSIAIGTIAGVSKHYENLGVIWIDAHADLNTEDTSPSGNIHGMPLAASLGVGNESLTSLFYPEAKVKPENVVMIGHRDLDQGERELVKAKGIKMYTMHEIDRMGMTKVIEESLAYLKDKTDGIHLSLDLDGLDPTDAPGVGTPVIGGISYREGHLAMEMLAETDLIVSAEFVEVNPILDEKNKTAQVAVALISSLLGDRLL
- the htpG gene encoding molecular chaperone HtpG, giving the protein MHKKEFQAETKRLLDIVINSIYTNKDIFLRELISNASDAIDKVYYKALTDDSITFNQEDFYITLSTDKENRKLIIKDTGIGMTQEELENNIGVIAKSGSLAFKQENELKDGYDIIGQFGVGFYAAFMVAEEITVISKAFGSDEAYRWISKGTDGYSIEPCEKEHYGTDVILSLKPNADEEDYDQYLEEHTLRSLVKKYSDFIRYPIKMNVTRSQKKEGTEDEFEEVTEEQILNSMVPIWKKNKNELTSEDYEQFYFEKRFGFDKPLRHMHINTEGTVSYRAVLFIPEKAPFDFYTREYEKGLELYSSGVLIMEKCAELLPDYFSFVKGVVDSEDLSLNISREMLQHDRQLKVIAKNLKSKIKKELLDLMENAREDYEKFYDSFGRQLKYGVYSDFGTHKDDLQDLLMFHSSKEGKLVSLKDYVSRMPEAQKEIYYAAGDSVSRIEKMPQTERIKDKGYEILYFTEDVDEFAIKMLNEYQEKPFKSVASGDLDLGDEKDKESEEAEKEHESLFSNMKELLSDQIKSVKASKRLKQHPVCLVNEGDISIEMEKVLNTMPNDQEVKADKILEVNMNHEVFQSLKSAYQEDQEKFQLFTELLYQQARMIEGLPVDDPVELSNKICKIMK
- a CDS encoding methyl-accepting chemotaxis protein gives rise to the protein MKKIIGQSALDAFQEVVPFLKMLYPQDAAVFACDRQKYLAFEEAEGFKIGIKEGNFLKENTSEDQAIRKKEKISVNVSKEVSGIPYHAIAIPVFDQSDNVIGAVGVCLSLEYHESYQEISGRFEKAFHEVGKGVKEISASAEHLAEIGEKLSWLSKNAAEAVQKTDEIMKIIGGISNKTKMLGMNASIEAARAGQEGKGFAVVAQEIQKLSNSTQQAASDVDGIIKDMADTIESVSRETQETSAISEEQSAFAEEVSATMDELKDQLESLGQLFEELVAGTSR
- a CDS encoding threonine ammonia-lyase; protein product: MINLSYLEIEKAHHRISRYIRKTPLEKSMYMGNEGQSIFFKLESLQKMRNFKVRGAFNKMLSLSKEEKELGVATISSGNHGSSVSYAASLLGISKAVVIVPEIAPQSKIEKIQYHGAEVIKMGKDYDDAHTKGMQYIQGKKMTYVDSYYSDTQVYAGQGTIAIELLEQNKEIDLIVAPIGGGSLITGIAVAAKAIKPDIKIIGVQTEACPAMLRSLEDGVCYEKYPTKPSLCDALVGGVGKLSYQLMSACVDELLLVSEEGIGKAVSMMAKKEKLVIEAGSATTVAAVMEHGNKWKEKNIALIISGANIDGEVLTKLMHQY
- a CDS encoding MTH1187 family thiamine-binding protein — its product is MAIVETTITPLGTASTSISQYVADCHKVLSDYPEIKYQLTPMGTILEGELSTILQVIQKMHEVPFTSGAQRVSTSIKIDDRRDQQATMSKKLRSVQEKW